A region from the Corylus avellana chromosome ca7, CavTom2PMs-1.0 genome encodes:
- the LOC132187328 gene encoding uncharacterized protein LOC132187328 isoform X2: protein MAAAPTTSAVPSLDKVDFLKLQNGSDIRGVAVPGVEGEPVNLAEPVAVAIAAAFAGWLVEKKKADGSRRLRVSIGHDSRISAQVLQDAISRGIAGAGLDVVQYGLASTPAMFNSALTEDDEFLCPVDGSIMITASHLPYNRNGFKFFTNAGGLGKADIKDILERAADIYNNFTENGLMNSKEKASASIRRVDYMTIYTSDLVKAVRKAAGNIEKPLEGFHVVVDAGNGAGGFFAAKVLEPLGAVTTGSQFLEPDGLFPNHIPNPEDKTAMKAITQAVLDNKADLGIIFDTDVDRSAAVDSTGREFNRNRLIALMSAIVLEEHPGTTIVTDSVTSDGLTTFIEKKLGGKHHRFKRGYKNVIDEAIRLNSIGEESHLAIETSGHGALKENHWLDDGAYLMVKILNKLASARASGMDGGSKVLTDLVQGLQEPAVAVELRLKINQNHPDLKGGSFRDYGEAVLKHLENFIESDPKLQKPPVNHEGVRVSGFGGWFLLRLSLHDPVLPLNIEAPSHDDAVTLGLLVLAAVKEFPGLDTSALDKFVQV from the exons ATGGCAG CTGCTCCCACTACTTCTGCGGTGCCATCTCTTGACAAAGTTGATTTCTTGAAGCTTCAAAATGGCAG TGATATACGAGGTGTTGCTGTTCCTGGTGTTGAGGGAGAGCCTGTCAACCTCGCTGAACCTGTTGCAGTAGCAATAGCAGCTGCCTTTGCTGGATGGTTggtggaaaaaaagaaagctgaTGGCTCTCGACGTTTGAGAGTTTCCATCGGCCATGATTCCCGAATATCTGCACAAGTTTTACAG GATGCAATTTCTCGAGGTATTGCTGGTGCTGGCCTGGATGTTGTTCAATATGG ATTAGCATCTACACCAGCAATGTTTAATAGCGCACTTACTGAAGATGATGAGTTTTTATGTCCGGTGGATGGGTCCATTATGATAACAG CAAGTCATCTGCCTTACAACCGGAATGGATTTAAATTTTTCACAAATGCTGGAGGGCTTGGAAAAGCTGACATCAAAGACATATTGGAGCGTGCTGCAGATATATACAATAATTTTACGGAAAATGGTTTGATGAATTCAAAGGAAAAAGCTTCTGCATCAATAAGGAGAGTTGATTACATGACCATATATACATCTGATCTTGTAAAAGCAGTCCGCAAGGCTGCGGGAAATATAG AGAAGCCATTGGAGGGATTCCATGTAGTTGTTGATGCAGGGAATGGAGCGGGAGGATTTTTTGCT GCAAAAGTGCTTGAGCCTCTGGGTGCAGTTACTACCGGTAGTCAGTTCTTGGAGCCAGATG GTTTGTTTCCAAATCATATTCCAAACCCGGAGGACAAGACAGCGATGAAAGCTATAACTCAGGCAGTTCTTGATAACAAGGCTGATTTGGGGATCATCTTTGATACTGATGTTGACAG atCTGCTGCTGTTGATTCCACCGGCCGTGAGTTCAACCGGAATCGTTTGATTGCCTTGATGTCTGCCATTGTTCTTGAGGAA CATCCTGGAACAACTATTGTGACTGACAGTGTGACTTCAGATGGTCTGACCACATTTATTGAGAAGAAACTTG GAGGGAAGCACCATCGGTTCAAAAGAGGTTACAAAAATGTCATTGATGAAGCTATTCGTTTG AACTCTATTGGTGAGGAGTCACATCTGGCTATTGAGACTAGTGGTCATGGAGCTCTGAAGGAGAATCACTGGCTTGATGATGGTGCTTATCTCATG GTCAAAATCTTGAATAAGCTTGCTTCGGCCAGAGCTTCAGGAATGGATGGTGGCAGCAAAGTGTTAACTGATCTGGTACAAGGTCTGCAGGAACCAGCTGTTGCTGTAGAATTGAGATTGAAGATCAATCAGAATCACCCAGATCTTAAAGGAGG ATCTTTCCGGGACTATGGAGAGGCGGTGCTGAAACACTTGGAGAACTTTATCGAATCAGATCCAAAGCTTCAAAAACCCCCTGTTAATCACGAAGGG GTTCGAGTTTCTGGCTTTGGGGGATGGTTCCTTCTTAGACTTTCACTTCATGATCCTGTACTCCCCCTTAACATCGAG GCACCAAGCCATGACGATGCTGTCACACTTGGACTTCTTGTGCTTGCTGCTGTTAAGGAGTTCCCAGGTCTGGATACCTCTGCCCTGGATAAATTTGTCCAAGTATAG
- the LOC132187328 gene encoding uncharacterized protein LOC132187328 isoform X1: MAAMSGKVVHNVFVSQCYQQNRQFVSTQYQRDCCAPHVRTLLPFQGGKLAWTGISSMQLRTLSKHRSGFVNRGTVHCNAAPTTSAVPSLDKVDFLKLQNGSDIRGVAVPGVEGEPVNLAEPVAVAIAAAFAGWLVEKKKADGSRRLRVSIGHDSRISAQVLQDAISRGIAGAGLDVVQYGLASTPAMFNSALTEDDEFLCPVDGSIMITASHLPYNRNGFKFFTNAGGLGKADIKDILERAADIYNNFTENGLMNSKEKASASIRRVDYMTIYTSDLVKAVRKAAGNIEKPLEGFHVVVDAGNGAGGFFAAKVLEPLGAVTTGSQFLEPDGLFPNHIPNPEDKTAMKAITQAVLDNKADLGIIFDTDVDRSAAVDSTGREFNRNRLIALMSAIVLEEHPGTTIVTDSVTSDGLTTFIEKKLGGKHHRFKRGYKNVIDEAIRLNSIGEESHLAIETSGHGALKENHWLDDGAYLMVKILNKLASARASGMDGGSKVLTDLVQGLQEPAVAVELRLKINQNHPDLKGGSFRDYGEAVLKHLENFIESDPKLQKPPVNHEGVRVSGFGGWFLLRLSLHDPVLPLNIEAPSHDDAVTLGLLVLAAVKEFPGLDTSALDKFVQV; this comes from the exons ATGGCAG CAATGTCGGGGAAGGTTGTCCATAATGTTTTTGTATCACAGTGCTACCAACAGAATAGGCAATTCGTCAGCACCCAATATCAAAGGGACTGTTGTGCCCCTCATGTGCGCACCTTGCTTCCCTTTCAAGGAGGGAAGTTGGCATGGACTGGCATCTCTTCCATGCAATTGCGCACCTTATCAAAACACCGGAGTGGTTTTGTTAACCGAGGAACTGTTCACTGCAATG CTGCTCCCACTACTTCTGCGGTGCCATCTCTTGACAAAGTTGATTTCTTGAAGCTTCAAAATGGCAG TGATATACGAGGTGTTGCTGTTCCTGGTGTTGAGGGAGAGCCTGTCAACCTCGCTGAACCTGTTGCAGTAGCAATAGCAGCTGCCTTTGCTGGATGGTTggtggaaaaaaagaaagctgaTGGCTCTCGACGTTTGAGAGTTTCCATCGGCCATGATTCCCGAATATCTGCACAAGTTTTACAG GATGCAATTTCTCGAGGTATTGCTGGTGCTGGCCTGGATGTTGTTCAATATGG ATTAGCATCTACACCAGCAATGTTTAATAGCGCACTTACTGAAGATGATGAGTTTTTATGTCCGGTGGATGGGTCCATTATGATAACAG CAAGTCATCTGCCTTACAACCGGAATGGATTTAAATTTTTCACAAATGCTGGAGGGCTTGGAAAAGCTGACATCAAAGACATATTGGAGCGTGCTGCAGATATATACAATAATTTTACGGAAAATGGTTTGATGAATTCAAAGGAAAAAGCTTCTGCATCAATAAGGAGAGTTGATTACATGACCATATATACATCTGATCTTGTAAAAGCAGTCCGCAAGGCTGCGGGAAATATAG AGAAGCCATTGGAGGGATTCCATGTAGTTGTTGATGCAGGGAATGGAGCGGGAGGATTTTTTGCT GCAAAAGTGCTTGAGCCTCTGGGTGCAGTTACTACCGGTAGTCAGTTCTTGGAGCCAGATG GTTTGTTTCCAAATCATATTCCAAACCCGGAGGACAAGACAGCGATGAAAGCTATAACTCAGGCAGTTCTTGATAACAAGGCTGATTTGGGGATCATCTTTGATACTGATGTTGACAG atCTGCTGCTGTTGATTCCACCGGCCGTGAGTTCAACCGGAATCGTTTGATTGCCTTGATGTCTGCCATTGTTCTTGAGGAA CATCCTGGAACAACTATTGTGACTGACAGTGTGACTTCAGATGGTCTGACCACATTTATTGAGAAGAAACTTG GAGGGAAGCACCATCGGTTCAAAAGAGGTTACAAAAATGTCATTGATGAAGCTATTCGTTTG AACTCTATTGGTGAGGAGTCACATCTGGCTATTGAGACTAGTGGTCATGGAGCTCTGAAGGAGAATCACTGGCTTGATGATGGTGCTTATCTCATG GTCAAAATCTTGAATAAGCTTGCTTCGGCCAGAGCTTCAGGAATGGATGGTGGCAGCAAAGTGTTAACTGATCTGGTACAAGGTCTGCAGGAACCAGCTGTTGCTGTAGAATTGAGATTGAAGATCAATCAGAATCACCCAGATCTTAAAGGAGG ATCTTTCCGGGACTATGGAGAGGCGGTGCTGAAACACTTGGAGAACTTTATCGAATCAGATCCAAAGCTTCAAAAACCCCCTGTTAATCACGAAGGG GTTCGAGTTTCTGGCTTTGGGGGATGGTTCCTTCTTAGACTTTCACTTCATGATCCTGTACTCCCCCTTAACATCGAG GCACCAAGCCATGACGATGCTGTCACACTTGGACTTCTTGTGCTTGCTGCTGTTAAGGAGTTCCCAGGTCTGGATACCTCTGCCCTGGATAAATTTGTCCAAGTATAG